Within the Stenotrophomonas maltophilia genome, the region ACGAGTTCCCGCACGTGGCCACCACCTACCGGCTGACCGAGCATTTCCACTTCTGGACCAAGCACGGCAAGCTCAACGCCATCATCCAGCCGGAGCAGTTCGTCGAGATCGGCGCAGCCCTGGCCGAAGAGCTGGGCATCGGCAACGGCAGTCGCGTGCGGGTCAGCTCCAAGCGTGGCCACATCGAAGCCGTAGCGATGGTGACCAAGCGCATCAAGGCACTGCAGATCGATGGCAGGACGGTGCACCAGGTGGGCGTGCCGATCCACTGGGGCTTCCTGGGTGCTGCCAAGCCCGGTTACATCGCCAATACGCTGACCAACGCCATCGGTGACGGCAATTCGCAGACGCCTGAATCGAAGTGCATCCTGGTCAAGGTCGAGAAGGTGTAGGAGACACGCCATGTCACTGCAATCGCTGGACATCATCCGCCGCTCGGCCACCACCACGCCCTCGCCGCAGGCGCGCGGTGCCCACACCGGACAGGTCGCCAAACTGATCGACGTGAGCAAGTGCATCGGCTGCAAGGCCTGCCAGGTCGCCTGCATGGAGTGGAACGACCTGCGCGACGAGGTCGGCAGCTGCGTCGGCAGCTATGACAACCCGCCGGACCTGAGCGACCAGTCGTGGACGGTCATGAAGTTCCGCGAGTACGAGGACGAGAAGGGCAAGCTGGAGTGGCTGATCCGCAAGGAGGGCTGCATGCACTGCAGCGACCCGGGCTGCCTGAAAGCCTGCCCGTCGCCGGGCGCGATCATCCAGTACGCCAACGGCATCGTCGATTTCCAGGAGGAGAACTGCATCGGCTGCGGCTACTGCGTGACCGGCTGCCCGTTCGACGTGCCGCGGATCTCAAAGAAGGACCACAAGGCCTACAAGTGCACGCTGTGCTCGGACCGCGTGGCCGTGGGCCAGGAGCCGGCGTGCGTAAAGACCTGCCCGACCGGGGCGATCACGTTCGGCAGCAAGCAGGCGATGACCGAGCATGCCGCCGGCCGCGTCGAGGACCTGAAGTCACGCGGCTACGGGAATGCCGGGCTGTACGACCCGCAGGGCGTCGGTGGCACCCACGTGATGTACGTGCTGCAGCACGTGGACAAGCCGGAGCTGTACGCCGACCTGCCCAAGGACCCGCGCATCAGCCCCATGGTCGAGGTCTGGAAGGGGGTGGCCAAGCCGCTGGGCGTGCTGGCAATCGCCGCGACAGCCTTCGTGGGCTTCCTGCACTACATCGGCATCGGCCGCAACACGGTCAACGATGAGGAGGAAGAGCAGGCCGAGCACGAAGCAAAGAAGATCGAAGAGGAGCAGCGGCCATGAAGTACGCCCCGCACCCCCGCCAGATCGTGCGCTACCGCGCTCCGACCCGCATCAACCACTGGATCGTGGCGATCTGCTTCGTGCTGACCGCGCTGTCCGGCCTGGCCCTGTTCCACCCTGCGCTGTTCCCGTTGACGGCGCTGTTCGGTGGCGGGCCGTGGACACGCATCCTGCATCCCTTCGTCGGCCTGGCCATGGTGGTGGGCTTCGCCCTGCTCGCCTTGCGCATGTGGCGTGACAACCTGCCTACCGCCGACGACCGCGCGTGGCTGCGCGGCATGCGCGAAGTGCTGCGCAACGAGGATGAGACACTGCCACCGGTTGGCCGCTTCAACGCCGGCCAGAAACTGCTGTTCTGGGCGATCATCGGCTGCCTTTCAGCGTTGCTGCTGACCGGCTTCGTGATCTGGCGGCAGTATTTCAGCCATCTGTTCCCGATCGGCGTGATCCGTTTTTCGGTGCTGGTGCACGCACTGTTTGGCTGGGTACTGGTATGCGCCATCGTGGTGCACATCTATGCCGCGATCTGGATCAAGGGTTCGGTGCGCGCGATGACCCAGGGCAAGGTGACCTATGGGTGGGCCTACAAGCACCATCGGCAGTGGTTCAGGGACATCCTGCGCGGGCGGCGCGGAGAGGGGTAACGGCAGGGCCTGCGGCCCTGCACCCGCCGGATCAACGTCAACGTCAACGTCAAAAGCAGGTTGCCGCCGGATGGCGGGGTGGGTCCCGCTGCTGTTGGTGGGTGTCGACCTTGGTCGACACGATGAACACGGCAACAACCAATGGGGTCAGATCCGTTTTCCAGAGGAAGACGGATCTGACCCCGACCTTTCAGATGGCCGGCAACACGCTGGACGCCAGCGTCGACAACGGCGAGGATGGAGACTGGTTCTTCCGGCTGGCCCCGCATGGCGCAACGCATCCTTGAACCCGGTGAGATCGAGACGCTGGCCTCGCGCGATGTCCCGCGCATCATCCTGCCGGATATCGCCTCGCTGTTCGGCGGACGTGCGGACCGGCTGCGCAGCCTGGCCGGACGCAGTGCCATCGGTGGCTACCTGCAGCTGCTGGCGGCACTGGCCGATGCACAACAGGCGCTGCTGGACGAACTGACGCCGCAGCAACGCGAAGCGCTGCAGGCGCAGGCCCGCGCGCAGCAGTCGAGCGCGGCGGCCAGCGCCGGCATGCCATTGCGGCCCGCCAACACGCTTCAGCTCGATGGCCGATGGCGCGACTGGTTGCGCGCGCTGTGCCGGCACTGCGCCGATGAAGCCGGGCTGCCTGTGGAGACCCGACAGGAACTGCAACGGGTTGCCGCGGCCGCTGACACCTGGCTGGATGCACAGGCGCATGCGGTGCTTGAGCGCGACGACGCACCGTCGGTGGACGCGGTCGCTGCCCTGCTGGTGATGAACGCGCTGCAGGTGTACTGGGCCGTACTCGCGGCCAGCTTCCGCCCCACCGACCTGAAACCGCTTGCCGATGCACCCGGGCTGTGCCCGCTGTGCGGCTCGTTGCCGGTGGCCAGTGTGGTGCAGGCGCGCCCACCCTACGCCTCCTACCGCTATCTGTCGTGCTCGCTGTGCGCCTGCCAGTGGCACTACGTGCGCGTGCAGTGCAGCCAATGCGGCGCGGCCGGCAAGGACATCGCCTATCGCGCACTGGCCGAGGTCGACGGCGATGCAGGCGAGGTGGTGCGTGAAGGCGCGATCCGTGCCGAGACCTGCGAGCACTGCCACAGCTACCGCAAGATCCTGTACATGGAGAAGGATCCGGCGCTGGAGCCGGTCGCCGACGACCTCGGCACCCTGGCGCTGGATCTGTTGCTGGGCGAGGAAGGCTACATGCGCGCCAGCCAGAATCCGCTGCTCTGGCAGTCCGACGGCGACTGAACCGATGCCTCGCGTGCACGCCCCCACCGCCCCGGCCAGCGCCCTGCCCTCGCTGGACCGCCTGCTGCGCCTGCCGGCGTTGTCGACGCTGATCAGGGACCACGGCCGCAGCCGCATCGCCCATCTGCTGCGCGAGCACGTGCAGGGGTTGCGCGAGCGCAGCGGCCGCGGCCAGCTGTCACCCGAACAGCTGCAGCGGGCCGTCGCGGAACCCGGCGTGGTCGCGGCCCTGCAGTCGGCGCTGGCAGCCGATGCACGCCTGGATCTGCAGCCGGTATTCAACCTCACCGGCACGGTGCTGCATACGAATCTCGGCCGCGCGCTGTTGCCGGACGCGGCGGTACGCGCAGTGACCCGCGCGATGACTGCGCCGGTGGATCTGGAATTCGACATCGCCCTGGGCCGACGGGGCGACCGCGATGCGCGCGTGCGGGCACTGGTCTGCGAACTGACCGGCGCCGAAGCAGCGACCGTGGTCAACAACAACGCAGCAGCAGTCCTGTTGCTGCTCAACAGCCTGGCCAATCGCCGCGAGGTAGTCGTGTCGCGGGGCGAACTGGTGGAAATCGGCGGCGCCTTCCGCATTCCCGATGTAATGCGCAGCGCCGGTGCGCGGCTGCGCGAAGTGGGCACCACCAACCGCACCCATCCGGCCGACTTCGACAGCGCCATCGGCACGCGCACCGCGCTGCTGATGGAAGTGCACGCCAGCAACTACGCCATCACCGGCTTCACCGCCAAGGTCGATACTGCACGGATGGCATCGATCGCGCACGGGCACGGGCTGCCACTGGCGGTGGACCTTGGCAGTGGCAGCCTGTGCGACCTGTCTGCCCACGGTCTGCCGCGCGAACCTACAGTGCAGGAGACGCTGGCGGCGGGCGCCGACCTGGTCTCGTTCAGCGGCGACAAGCTGCTCGGTGGACCGCAGGCCGGGATCATTGCCGGCCGCGCCGACCTCATCGCACGCATCAACCGCAATCCGCTCAAGCGCGCCCTGCGTATGGACAAGATGGGCCTGGCCGCGCTGGAAGCGGTACTGGCGCTGTACCGCGAACCGGAACTGCTGCCGCAGCGGCTGCCGACCCTGCGCACGCTGTCCCGCGAACAGGGAGACATCCATGCGCAGGCACAGCGCCTGCTGCCTTCCGTGCAGCAGGCGCTGGCCGCGCATTACGCGGTTGAAGCGGTGCCGATGTACAGCCAGGTCGGCAGTGGCGCGCAGCCACAGGCGCAACTGGCCAGCGCCGGCCTGCGCATCCGCGTCGCTGCAGCTGCCGGGTTGGACCGTCTGGCCAAGCGCCTGCGCGGCCTGCCACGGCCGGTGCTCGGGCGCATTGCCGAGGATGCGCTGTGGCTTGATCTGCGCGGGCTTGAGTACGGGGATGAGGCTGCTTTCCTCGCCCAGTGGAGCGCGCTGCAGGCATGATCGTCGGTACCGCCGGGCATATCGACCATGGCAAGACCAGCCTGGTGCGGGCACTGACCGGCATCGAAACCGATCGCCTGCAGGAAGAGCGCGCGCGCGGCATCTCCATAGAACTGGGGTATGCCTATGTGCCGGTGGAGGCCGCACGCGCAGAGGGGTCTCCGGCGATGCTGGGCTTCGTCGATGTGCCGGGTCACGAGCGCTTCGTGCACACGATGGTGGCCGGTGCCACCGGCATCGATGTGGCGCTGCTGGTGATCGCCGCCGATGACGGCGTGATGCCGCAGACCCGTGAGCATCTGTCGATCCTGCAGCTGCTGGGTGTGGACCGCGCTGCAGTGGCATTGACCAAGATCGACCGTGTGGATGCGGCGCGCATTGCCGAGGCCGAAGCGGAGATCGTTGCCCTGCTGGCCGGTACACCGCTGCAGGGGTCTGCAGTATTCGCCTGCAACAGCACCGACAGCGCGGATGCCGGCATCCATGCGCTGCGCGCCCACCTGCATGCGTGGGCCGCCGCTAACGACAGCCGCCGGACGGCCCAGCGCCGCAGCGAGCTGTTCCGCATGCCGGTGGATCGCGTGTTCTCGCTGGCCGGTCACGGCACACTGGTCACCGGCGCGGTACAGGGCGGCGTGGCCGCGGTCGGCGCGCATCTGCAGTTGATGCCGACCGCCATCGACGTGCGCATCCGCAGCATCCATGCGCAGAACCAGGCCAGTGGACAGGCTGCCGCGGGAC harbors:
- the fdxH gene encoding formate dehydrogenase subunit beta — encoded protein: MSLQSLDIIRRSATTTPSPQARGAHTGQVAKLIDVSKCIGCKACQVACMEWNDLRDEVGSCVGSYDNPPDLSDQSWTVMKFREYEDEKGKLEWLIRKEGCMHCSDPGCLKACPSPGAIIQYANGIVDFQEENCIGCGYCVTGCPFDVPRISKKDHKAYKCTLCSDRVAVGQEPACVKTCPTGAITFGSKQAMTEHAAGRVEDLKSRGYGNAGLYDPQGVGGTHVMYVLQHVDKPELYADLPKDPRISPMVEVWKGVAKPLGVLAIAATAFVGFLHYIGIGRNTVNDEEEEQAEHEAKKIEEEQRP
- a CDS encoding formate dehydrogenase subunit gamma, which encodes MKYAPHPRQIVRYRAPTRINHWIVAICFVLTALSGLALFHPALFPLTALFGGGPWTRILHPFVGLAMVVGFALLALRMWRDNLPTADDRAWLRGMREVLRNEDETLPPVGRFNAGQKLLFWAIIGCLSALLLTGFVIWRQYFSHLFPIGVIRFSVLVHALFGWVLVCAIVVHIYAAIWIKGSVRAMTQGKVTYGWAYKHHRQWFRDILRGRRGEG
- the fdhE gene encoding formate dehydrogenase accessory protein FdhE; the protein is MAQRILEPGEIETLASRDVPRIILPDIASLFGGRADRLRSLAGRSAIGGYLQLLAALADAQQALLDELTPQQREALQAQARAQQSSAAASAGMPLRPANTLQLDGRWRDWLRALCRHCADEAGLPVETRQELQRVAAAADTWLDAQAHAVLERDDAPSVDAVAALLVMNALQVYWAVLAASFRPTDLKPLADAPGLCPLCGSLPVASVVQARPPYASYRYLSCSLCACQWHYVRVQCSQCGAAGKDIAYRALAEVDGDAGEVVREGAIRAETCEHCHSYRKILYMEKDPALEPVADDLGTLALDLLLGEEGYMRASQNPLLWQSDGD
- the selA gene encoding L-seryl-tRNA(Sec) selenium transferase, with translation MPRVHAPTAPASALPSLDRLLRLPALSTLIRDHGRSRIAHLLREHVQGLRERSGRGQLSPEQLQRAVAEPGVVAALQSALAADARLDLQPVFNLTGTVLHTNLGRALLPDAAVRAVTRAMTAPVDLEFDIALGRRGDRDARVRALVCELTGAEAATVVNNNAAAVLLLLNSLANRREVVVSRGELVEIGGAFRIPDVMRSAGARLREVGTTNRTHPADFDSAIGTRTALLMEVHASNYAITGFTAKVDTARMASIAHGHGLPLAVDLGSGSLCDLSAHGLPREPTVQETLAAGADLVSFSGDKLLGGPQAGIIAGRADLIARINRNPLKRALRMDKMGLAALEAVLALYREPELLPQRLPTLRTLSREQGDIHAQAQRLLPSVQQALAAHYAVEAVPMYSQVGSGAQPQAQLASAGLRIRVAAAAGLDRLAKRLRGLPRPVLGRIAEDALWLDLRGLEYGDEAAFLAQWSALQA